The DNA region CCGCGGCGTATCTACGGCCAGTATCTCGCCGAACGCCTGCACAGCACCGCCGCGAAGGCGAGTTCGGCCGTGTCCCTGCTGGAACTCACCGGGACTGTGGTGGACGTGCGAGCCGACGAGGACGCCCACCTCGTCCAGTACGTATCCGGTGACGAGGGCTTGGTCACCACGCTGCGCAGCGACTTCGTCGTGTTCGCCACCGGTCATCTCGAGCCGGTACGCAAGTCCTTCTATGACCCGCTCGAGGGTTCGGACCGGTTCATCGTGAACCCCTACAGCGCCTCCGCGCGCGGGAGGTTCGCCTCGGTGAGGCCGGACGAGAGCGTCCTGCTGGTCGGATCGGGACTCACCGCGTTCGATTCGATCGTGTCGCTGGTCAACGCGGGCCATGAGGGACAGATCCAGGTGTGCTCCCGTGCCGGGTACATGCACGCCACCTATCCCGCGGATCATCAGCACGACATCTGGCAGGTCCGCCGCCCTCCGTTCCTCGACGCGCCGGAGCTGACCGCGGACGACGTCGTCGACGGGGTGCGCGCTGAGTACGAGTACCTGCGCGGGACATTCACCGACACCGCTCCGCAGGTGCTGGCCGAGCGCATCATGAAGGCGTGGGAGCCCTACGTCATCGAAGTTGCATCGAGGCTGGACGCGGTGGACGTGCGGGCGCTGCTGGACAAGTACAAGAGCCTCATCGTGGCGAACCGCACCAGTACGGTGCCCGAGATCGGTGACGTCGTCCGCAGCAGGATGAAGAGCTACCCCGGAGCTCCCCGGACGATCTCGCAACTCCCCGGCGACATCACCGGCATGGCGCTGGTCGACGACGACACGCGGATCCGGGTCGCCTTCGCCGACCGCGACCCGGTCGTCGTCGACCGTGTCATCAACTGCCTGGGCAACACCACCGACTACGCCACCGCGGAACACCCGCTGTGGCGGGGGCTGGTCGGCGACCGTGGGCAGGCGATACCGCATGCCGTCACCGGCCGCGGTATCGAAGTCCGGCAGCACGGCCAGCTCACCGGGCTCGACGGTGCGGTCAGTGACCGCCTGTTCTGCGTCGGGCCCATGCGTCAAGGCGACGAAACCACCCGGCGCGGGCGCCTCGGCGCCTTTGTCTTCAGCATCGGAACGCTGCGCAACCAGTGCTTCGATACCGCGACCGAGATCGTCCGGCAGCTACGCACGGACTGGCGTGACGACATCGCCTCGATCCCCGACGGCCTCCACGAAGACCTCGCCGCGGCCGCGACCTGGCTGACCGAGGCCATCGTGCCGCCGACGACGGCCGACGTCACGGCGAAGCTGACACAGCGGCTCCAGAGCGAAGCGGCCGA from Amycolatopsis sp. EV170708-02-1 includes:
- a CDS encoding FAD/NAD(P)-binding protein, producing the protein MGEMHHGPVRRVTVIGAGFSGTLTATRLLQFADTPLEICVIERNPGARYGGIAFGEASTTWDHMLNIQAGRITLYRERAEDFLEWANHEADRSRWPLRWKYHAFGLTCVVPRRIYGQYLAERLHSTAAKASSAVSLLELTGTVVDVRADEDAHLVQYVSGDEGLVTTLRSDFVVFATGHLEPVRKSFYDPLEGSDRFIVNPYSASARGRFASVRPDESVLLVGSGLTAFDSIVSLVNAGHEGQIQVCSRAGYMHATYPADHQHDIWQVRRPPFLDAPELTADDVVDGVRAEYEYLRGTFTDTAPQVLAERIMKAWEPYVIEVASRLDAVDVRALLDKYKSLIVANRTSTVPEIGDVVRSRMKSYPGAPRTISQLPGDITGMALVDDDTRIRVAFADRDPVVVDRVINCLGNTTDYATAEHPLWRGLVGDRGQAIPHAVTGRGIEVRQHGQLTGLDGAVSDRLFCVGPMRQGDETTRRGRLGAFVFSIGTLRNQCFDTATEIVRQLRTDWRDDIASIPDGLHEDLAAAATWLTEAIVPPTTADVTAKLTQRLQSEAADSLVSANRSHLTATDHDERVKLRGAIDDRLTEFAETLSDEFGFEGGTARRLTDLLDVMAERHVVHTMCDITRLSEWQSPQYLELVKTFQPKPVETAPPATLRKPAR